The genomic DNA GGTGCTGGTGCAGGCCGGCGGCTCCGCCGACGGGCGCGAGCTGGCCGCACGCCATGCCGAGGCCGTGTTCTCGGCGTCGCAATCCTTCGAGGAATCGCTGGCCTACGGGCGCGAGCTGAAAGCGCGCGCGCAGGCGCTCGGGCGCGGGCCCGACGCCGTGCGGGTGCTGGCGGGCCTGACCACCATCATCGGCGCCACCGAAGCGCAGGCACGCCAGCGGCGCGACGCGCTGATCGACCTGATTCCCTGGGACTACAGCCTGGCGCGGCTGGCCGGCACGCTAGGCATCACGCCGGACCGCCTGAAGCTGGACGAGCGGCTGCCGGACCACCTTGTCCTGCCCGCCAACGGCAATGGCAACCACACCTTCTTCAACGCCACGCTGGCGCTGGCGCGGCGCCATGGCTACACCGTGCGCGAACTGATCCGCGAGCTGGCGGGCGGCGGCGGGCATCGCGTGATCGTGGGCACGCCTGAGCAAATCGCCGACGACATCGAGCACTGGTTCCGGCATGGCGCGGCGGATGGCTTCAACCTGATGCCGGATGCGCTGCCTGACGGGCTGCAGGACTTTGTCGACGGCGTGGTGCCGATCCTGCAACGGCGCGGCATCTTCCGCACGGAGTACGAAGGCAGCACGCTGCGCGAGCACCTGGGGCTGGCACGGCCACAGGGCCGGCAAAGCGCTCGCAAGGCCGCCTGATATCCCCTGATCCAAGCAAACAACAGACACAAGCAAATAACCGACAAGCAATCATGGCTCAACGTAGCGGTTTCCTCAGCCTGGGCGCCTTCCTTTACCCCAGCGGCCACCATATCGCCGCCTGGCGCCATCCCGATGCCAAGGCCGACGCGGGCATCGACTTCAAGCACTACGTCGCGCTCGCCCAGGCCGCCGAGGCGGCGAAGTTCGACCTGGTCTTCCTGGCCGACGGCGTAGGCACGCGCGGCGACGATGTCGAGTTCCTCAGCCGCACCGCGCACAGCTACCAGGCGCAGTTCGAGCCCATCACGCTGCTATCCGCGCTGGCCGCGGTGACCGATCGCATCGGCCTGGTCGGCACCGCCTCGACGAGCTTCAACGAGCCCTATCACGTGGCGCGCAAGTTCGCCTCGCTGGACCATATCTCGGGCGGGCGCGCCGGCTGGAACCTGGTCACCTCGTCCAACGAGCACGAAGCCCGCAACTTCAACCGCGACCACCACTTCGCCCATGCCGACCGCTACGAGCGCGCCGCCGAGTTCGCCGACGTGGTCACCGGGCTGTGGAACAGCTGGGAAGACGATGCCTTCCTGCGTGACAAGGCCAGCGGCCGCTACTACGAGCCCGCCAGGCGCCATGTGCTGCGCCACAAGGGCAAGCATTTCTCGGTGCAGGGGCCGCTCAACGTATCGCGCACGCCGCAGGGCCATCCGGTCGTGGTACAGGCCGGCTCCTCCGAAGCCGGCAAGGAACTGGCAGCACGCACGGGCGAAGCCGTGTTCACGGCGCAGCAGACCGTGGAGGATGCCGTGGCCTTCTACGCCGACGTCAAAGGCCGGCTCGCGAAATATGGGCGCGAGCCGGACGACCTGAAGATCCTGCCCGGCGTATTTCCCGTGGTGGGCCAGAGCGAAAGCGAAGCCAAGGAGAAATTCGAGCAGCTGCAAGCGCTGATCGACCCCGTGGTCGGCCTGGCGCTGGTGTCCGGCCTGACCGGCGGCTTCGACCTGTCGGGCTATGCGCTCGATGGCCCGATTCCCGAGCTGCCCGAGACCAATGCCAGCAAGAGCCGCCAGCGGCTGGTGATCGACCTGGCGCGGCGCGAGAACCTGACCATCCGCCAGCTTTACCAGCGCGTTGCGGGTGCCCGCGGCCACTGGCAGGTGATCGGCACGCCAGAGCAGATCGTCGACCAGCTCGAAGAGCGCTTCCGCAAATACGGCGCCGACGGCTACAACATCATGTCGCCGGTGCTGCCGGGCGGGCTCACCGATTTCATCGCACTGGTGCTGCCGGAGCTGCGCCGCCGCGGCCTGTTCCGCGCGGAGTACGACGGCAGCACGCTGCGCGAGCACCTTGGGCTCAAGCGTCCCGCGCACCCAGCCGCTTCCTCCAGATCCGCCGCCCAAACCCTTGCCGCTGCCGCATGACTACCACCTCTTCCCTCCCCGCTTCCGACCCCGATTTCCTCGCGCGTGAAACGCTGCGCCTGCTCGGTCCCGCGCCAGACAACTGGGTGCCGGACCACGCCGGCATCGACCACAACGTGGCCATCGTCGGCGGCGGCCAGAGCGGCAGCGCCTACGCCTTCGCGCTGCGCCGCGCGGGCATCGGCCGCGTGACAATGCTGGACGCCGCGCCCGACGGCGCGCTGGCCGGCGTCTGGCGCACGCGCGCCCGCATGCAGAAGCTGCGCACGCCCAAGAACCTGGTCGGGCCGGAGCTTGGCCTGCCCACGCTGGGCTTCCAGGCCTGGTATGAAGCGCGGCACGGGGCTGAGGCCTATGCCGTCATCGACCGCATTCCTCGCCTGGCCTGGGCCGATTACCTGGACTGGTACCGGAGCTTCCTCGGCGTGCAGGTGCGCTATGCCACGCGGGTGGTACGCATCGAACCCGTAACCGGCGCCGCGGTGCAGCACTTCCGGCTGCATCTGGAAGTGAATGGGCAGCCGCGCATCGAGACGGCGCGCAAGGTCATCCTGGCCAATGGCGTGGCCGGCAATGGCGCACCGTTCGTGCCAGCCGTGCTGTCGCGGGCCGTGGCCGCCGGGCTGGCCGCGCATACGGCCGATGCCATCGACTTCGACGCGCTGCGCGGCAAGACGGTCGCCGTGCTGGGCGCGGCGGCATCCGCCTTCGACGCCGCCGCCGTGGCGCTGGAATCCGGCGCGGCTGCCGTGCACCTGTTCGCGCGCCGCGACCATATCGCCGCCACGCCGGTATCGCGCGTGCGCGCCTACCCCGGCCTTTACGACAACTACCACGCCCTGCCCGACGCCACGCGCTGGGAGCAAGCCATCCGCTATCGCCGCGCCGGCTCCACGCCACCGGCCGATTCCGTTGAGCGGGTGCTCAAATTCCCGCAATTCCATTTGCACCTGGGCACGTCGCTGTCCGGCGCCGAGGTGGAATCCGGCCGCATCGTCACCCAGGTGCAAGGCGAGAACCTGCGCTTCGACTTCGCGATTGCCGGCACGGGCTATCTGGTGGATCCGTCGGCTCGTCCGGAACTGGCCGACATCGCGCCGCATATCCTGCGCTGGCGCGACCGCTATGCAGCCCCGGCCGACGCACGCGACGACGACCTCGCCGCGTCGCCCTATCTGGGCAGCGGCCTTGAGTACCTTGAGAAAACACCAGGCGCCGCGCCGTGGCTGCGCGATCTCCACGTGCACAACCCTGCTGGCTTCGCCAGCGTCGGCGTGCCGCTGGGCGATGTGCCCAGCATGCGGCGCGATATCCCGGGCTCTGTCGCCCGCATCAGCCGCGATCTGCTGCTGGCGGACCTGGCGCTGCATGAACAGCGGATTCGCGGCGACGTGCCGGCGGATTTTGGTGCGGCGCTTTATGCGGGTGCGCTGTGGAAACCGGCTGATGCCACGCTAGCTGCGGCGTGAGGCGAGGACGCGTGACAGGGAGGCCGTGGCCGGCATGTCCGGCACCGGCTGCCTTCGGCTATCGGGTCACGTTGACCCGGTAGCATCGGCGCGGTCCGCCTGATCTGCCTGATCCGCCTGATCAGTGATGAAGCAAGAGAACCAGGAAGAGAACGGAGGCGAGAAGACTCAGCACGGACCGGACCGCATGTAGCCTTCCCCATTTGTCCAGCAGGATCCGCGTTTCAGCCGAAGCGAGATCGCGCTTGCCCTCAAGCAGTTGCGCGTTGACATGCTTGATCACGAGCAAGGTGAACGGCACAACGCTGCCGATGAGCACCGCGCCAATCAGCCACATCGTGCCGCCCCCGAGCAGCCCTGAGGCCACACCCGCAAGACAGCTCAGGATTGCCAGCGGCGCCTGCATCAGCGTCGCGCGCTTGTAGCTTGGCGCCCAGACCGTTGCCGCCGTTTTCGTGTCACATCCCATCCGCGCGGGATGCTCGACAAACGTAATGTAGACCGCTGCGCCCGAGAACAGGGTGCAGCAAAAGGTAGCGATAAACTGGGCAGCCTGAAGCATCTTTGCCTCTCCTGCTGGAATGAGCATTCCAAGCCTTATCGGTCGGCGTGAGCAGATCGCGGAAAAATTCCGGCAAGAGCAAGCCTGGTCCGGATCATGTTACGCCAGATGGCATGGGCGCGAATCGCGTCGGCTTACCTGGAGCCTGGAAATAAAAAACCCGCAGCACCAGGCTGCGGGTTGTTTAACGCCGAGGCAGGCGCCCCGGCAAGGCCAGTGTACGGCCAGCCCGATCAGATCTCTTCGTACAGCGGCAGCGTCAGGAACTCAGCAAAGTCTTCCGACGTGGACATCTGCTCGAAGATCTCGCCGGCGCGGTCATACGTCTTGGTGTCGCCACCGACGAATGCCTTGACCTTGGCCAGCTCTTCCGGGATCAGCGCGCGCACCATCTCGGCGGTCACCTTGCGGCCATCTTCCAGCTTGCCCTTGGGCGAGCGGATCCACTGCCACACCTGCGAGCGCGAGATCTCGGCGGTGGCGGCGTCTTCCATCAGGTTGTGGATGGGCACGCAGCCGTTGCCGGCTAGCCAGGAGCCGAGGTAGTGGATGCCGACGTTGATGTTCATGCGCAGGCCGGCTTCCGTGATCGGCGTTTCCGGCTGGAAGTCCAGCAGGTCCTTGGCCGCCACGTTGACGTCGTCGCGTTGCTTGTCGAACTGGTTGGGCTTGTCGCCCAGCACTGCCACGAATTCCTTCATGGCCGGCTCGACCAGGCCCGGGTGCGCCACCCAGCCGCCGTCGTAGCCGTCGGTGGCATCGCGCTTCTTGTCGTTGATGATGCCTTGCATGGCGATGGCGTTCTTTTCCGGATCGTTCTTGATCGGGATCAGGGCGCTCATGCCGCCGATGGCGGGCGCGCCGCGCTTGTGGCAGGTCTTGAGCAGCAGCAGCGCGTACGAGCGCATGAACGGCGCGGTCATGGTGACCTTGGCGCGGTCGGCCAGGCAGAAGTTCTTGTCGACCTTGAACTTCTTGATGCACGAGAAGATGTAGTCCCAGCGGCCGGCGTTCAGGCCAGCGCTGTGCTCGCGCAGCTCATACAGGATTTCTTCCATCTCGAAGGCGGCCAGGATCGTTTCGATCAGCACGGTTGCCTTGACGGTGCCTTGCGGCAGGCCGATTTCGTTCTGGGCCATGACGAAGACGTCGTTCCACAGGCGAGCTTCGAGGTGGCTTTCCATCTTCGGCAAGTAGAAGAAGGGGCCGGCGCCGCGTGCGATCTGTTCCTTGGCGTTATGGAACAGGAACAGCGCAAAGTCGAAGATGCCGCCGGAGACGCGCTGGCCGTCGATGGTGACGTGCTTTTCGTCCAGGTGCCAGCCGCGGGGGCGCACCTGCAGCGTGGCGATCTTGTCGGCCAGCTTGTAGTGCTTGTCGTTGGAGTCCAGCGTGAGGGTGCGGCGCACGGCGGCCTTGAGGTTGACCTGGCCCTGCAACTGGTTGTGCCAGTTGGGGGTGTTGGAGTCCTCGAAGTCGGTCATGTAGCTGTCCGCGCCGGAGTTGAACGCGTTGATGACCATCTTGGCTTCGACCGGGCCGGTGATTTCCACGCGGCGGCAATGCAGTGCCGGCGGCACCGGCGCGACCTTCCAGTCGCCTTCGCGCACGCTCTTGGTTTCCGGCAGGAAGTCGGGCAGCTCGCCGGCGTCCAGGCGCTTGGTGCGCTCGACGCGGGCGGCCAGCAGTTCCTGGCGGCGCGGCTCGAAGGCGCGATGCAGTTTGTCCACCAGGGCCAGTGCGGCCGGCGAGAGGATGTCTTCGTAGGCCGGCAGGATTTCGCCGGTAATCTTCATGCCCGCAGGCAGCGTGATGGCCATCAGTGTTCTCCTGTGATCGATGGTTGAGTTGGGGTGCCCGCCGTCAAACCGCCGCACCTTGGGTGCGCACGAATTCGAGCAGGTCGTTCATGTCGTGCCCGGTGCCGGAAGGGCTCACATCGAGCCGCTCCGCCGGATGACCGGCACGATTGATCCAGAACGTGGTGTAGCCGTACCAGGTGGCGCCGCAAGCGTCCCAGCCATTGGACGAGACGAAGAGGATCTCCCCGGCCGGCACGCCAAATGCCTTGGGGCCCAGCGCGTAGGCCTCGGGCGCGGTCTTGTACATGCGCACCGCATCGACCGACAGCACGTGGTCGAACAGCCCGTGCATGCCGGCGCTCTTGACCGAGATGTCCAGCATCTCGGGGTTGCCGTTGGAAAGAATGCCCAGCGGCAGCCCGGCGGCCCGCAGGCGCTTGAGCGCCCCGAGGTTTTCCGGGAAGGCCGACAGGCACGCGTACTCCTTGAGCAGCTGCGCCTCCAAGGCCGGGTCCAGCACCAGTTGCAGGCGCTCGGCCGCATAGCGCAGCGCATCCACCGTAAGCGCCCAGAACGGCTTGTAGTATGCGCCGTCGGGGGCGGCCATCGAGCGAATGCGGGTGTAGTCGATCTGCCGCTCGCGCCACAGCAATGCCAGCGCCTCGCCCTTGCCCGGAAACAATTGCTCCGCGCGCGCGGTGACGGAATACACGTCGAACAGCGTGCCGTAGGCATCAAAGACGACTGCGCGGATCTTTTGCATGAGCTGGAGCGGTTCCTTTGGACAAACCCGGCAAACCCGGCAAAGCCGGCAAGCCAACACCACTGCGTGGGCCTGTACACCAATGAATGCATAGCATTGTAGGGAGACGTTGCAGTGCGGCAAAGTCGGTCAGGGTCACTTGATCTTTTACTTTTACCCCACTAATCTTCGCTAACGGTATAAAGATAAGGCACCAAATCCACCCCATTGCCTCACCCACCTCGTTTTTTGGGCGGTATGAGGCACAAAACTGGCGAGCTTCGTGGATCATTTCAAACAATTGGAGACCTTCGTCTCGGTAGCCGCTCGGGGCAGCCTTTCGGCGGCCGCGGCGGCTGAAGGCGTGGCGCCCGCCATCATCGGCCGGCGCATCGATGCGCTGGAAGAGCGCCTGGGGGTCAAGCTGCTGCTGCGCACCACCCGCAAGATCAGCCTCACCTTCGAGGGCTCGGCCTTCCTGGAAGACTGCCAGCGCATCCTCAACGACCTGCACAACGCCGAGGCCAGCGTCTCGGCAGGCGGCGTCAAGGCCAGCGGCCACCTGCGCGTGACCGCGCCGGCTGGCTACGGGCGCAAGCACGTGGCGCCCCTGGTGCCGCTGTTCATCGAGTCGCACCCGGACGTGACCATCACGCTGGACCTGTCGGACCGCGTGGTGGATCTCGTCAACGAGGGCTTCGACTGCGCCATCCGCCTGGGCGACCTGCCCGACTCCAGCCTGGTGTCGATCCGCCTGGCGGAGAACCGCCGCGTGGTGGTGGCGTCTCCCGAATACCTGGCGCGCCATGGCGTGCCCGCCCTGCCCGAGGATCTCACCCGCCACAACTGCCTGGCCTTCGGCGCCAGCGCCAACGTGCAGCGCGGCTGGGCCTTCCAGCAGGAGGGCCGCCAGGTGACGGTCAAGGTGGGCGGCACCATGGAATGCACCGATGGCGCGGTGCTCCACGCGTGGTGCCTGCATGGCCACGGGCTGGCATGGCGCTCCTGGTGGGAGGTCGGGCAGGAAATTGCCAGTGGCCGGCTGGTCACGGTGCTCGACGAATTCCAGGCGCCGCCGATCGGCATCCACGCTGTCTTTCCGCAGCGCAAGCACCTGCCGCTGCGGGTGCGGCTGTTCATCGACCACCTGAAGAACACTTATGGGAATCCGGCCTACTGGCGCCGCGCGGAACAGGCATCCGCCGCCAGCAAGCCGCAACTGGCGGTCAATTCGTAGTTCGATTTGATTTAGGGCAATGCTGCATGCGCCACCCCTGCCTACAATGAAACCTGACAGGTGCCATGCGGCCTGCCTCCGTCCACACGTCAATTCGGTCCACGCGGTCCATTCGCCCCAAAGGAGTCCAGCATGTTCAAGCACATCCTGCTACCCACCGACGGTTCGGAACTGTCCAAGAAGGCCATCGACGGCGCGCTGGAGCTGGCCAAGACAATCAACGCGCGGGTCACCGCCTATGTCTGCCTGGAGGAATATCCCTACACGCCGTTCAGCGAGATCGTGGTGGAGGCACCCCAGGCCTTCCGGGACCGAATCGAAAGCCAGGCCAAGCTGTACCTGAAAGAAGTGGAAACCGCCGCCAGGGCCGACGGCATCAGCTTCGACGCCGATATGTCCACCTTTGCCGTGCCCTACCTGGGCATCATCGACGCGGCCGAGCGCCATGGCTGCGACGTGATCTTCATGGCCTCGCACGGCAGGCGCGGCTTGTCGGGCCTGCTGCTGGGCAGCGAAACCCAGAAGGTGCTGACGCACACCGACATCCCGGTGATCGTGTATCGCTAAGTGCGCCCTGGCGCCGGGCGCCAGTCAACAAAAAGGCTGGCCACCCCGAGCGGGGCAGCCAGCCTTTTTGCTTGATCGGCCCGCCGATGCGGCCAGGCCGGCCAGGATCAGCTGCTCTTCTTGATGCGGTCCTCGATGTGCTTGGCGCGGTCTTCCGAGCCCGGATGCGACGAGAACATGCTGGACTTGCCGCCATCGAGCTTGGCCAGCTTCTGGAACGCCGTGACCAGGCCGCGGGTGTTGGCCTTGTTCTTGGTCAGCACGTCGAACGAGTAGTCGTCCGCGGCGCTTTCCTGCGTTTGCGAGAATTGCGCGTTGATCAGCTGCTCGCCCATTTCGCCCAGTTGCGAGGCCGACAACGCGGCCACGGTGCCGCCGGCGGCGGCCAGCGCGCCGCGCGCGGCCATGGCGGCGTACGCCACCTGCATCTTGTTCTTGGTGTGGCCCAGCGCCACGTGGCCCAGCTCATGCCCCACCACGCCGCGCACTTCGTCGTCGGTCATCATGTCCATCAGGCCGCTGTACACGCGCACGCAACCGTTGGCCATGGCCCAGGCGTTGACGTCCTTGGTCAGGTAGACCTTGGCGTTGACGCTGGGCAGGTCGCCCGATTGCAGGCCCGACATGATCTTGGTCAGGCGCTTGCTGTAGGTGCTGTTGGCGGCCGCGATCTTGTTGGTCTTGTCGAGCTCTGCGCAAGACTGGTCGGACATGGTCTTGACGTCGCCGTCGCTCAGCGAGGCCGCCTTGAACATCGACGTGCCGGCGCCCAACATGCCGTCAACATTGGTGCCGGCGCAGCCGACCACAAAGGCGGATAGAGCAACGATGGCCGCCAGGGAGAGTTTGTGCTTCATGATTGATCTTCTTCTTGGGATGTGCACCGACCGGGTTGCCTGCCAGTGACTTATATGGACATGTGCCGGTGGCTCACCGGCGACCTGCTGCGCGCCTCTTCTGGCACACGGCGGAATCATATCGCTGAAATCGTCCCAAGTGAACCTGAAATGTCTGAATCGATACAGACACAATATTTGACATTTCCGCGCGTACCGGCCTCGGCTCTCCCTTTCCGGGCCGGGCGCCTGCCTGCCTGGCGCCAAAAGCAAAAAACCGCGCCGTCCCTGAGAGGGAGACGGCGCGGCGCCTAATTGAGGGGCGTGATGGTCGCACGCCCTTCAGGTGACCAGCTCTATTGATCTGAAGATCTGAAGCCTCAGGCCACTTTCTTGTCGTCGAAGAATTGTTCGTCTTCGGTCGAACCCTTGAGGGCGGTCGTGGACGACTGGCCGCCTTCGATGGTCTGGGTCACGGCGTCGAAGTAACCCGTGCCGACTTCGCGCTGGTGCTTGACGGCGGTGAAGCCCTTCTCGGCTGCCTTGAACTCGTTTTCCTGCAGTTCGACGAAGGCGCTCATCTGGTTGCGGGCATAGCCGTAGGCCAGGTTGAACATCGAGTAGTTCAGCGAGTGGAAGCCGGCCAGCGTGATGAACTGGAACTTGTAGCCCATGGCGCCCAGTTCCTTCTGGAACTTGGCGATGGTGGCGTCGTCCAGGTTCTTCTTCCAGTTGAACGACGGCGAGCAGTTGTAGGCCAGCATCTTGCCCGGGAACTTGGCGTGGACGGCTTCGGCAAACTTCTTGGCGAACTCCAGGTCCGGCTTGCCGGTTTCGCACCACACCAGGTCGGCCACTTCCGCGTAGGCCAGGGCACGGGCGATCGATTGCTCGATACCCGGCTTGGTGCGGTAGAAGCCTTCCACCGTGCGCTCGCCGGTGCAGAACGGGCGATCGCGCTCATCCACGTCCGAGGTCAGCAGGTCGGCGGCTTCCGCGTCGGTACGGGCGATCACCAGGGTCGGCACGCCGGACACGTCGGCGGCCAGGCGCGCGGCGGTCAGCTTGGCAACGGCTTCACGCGTCGGCACCAGCACCTTGCCACCCATGTGGCCGCACTTCTTGACCGAAGCCAGCTGGTCTTCGAAGTGAACGCCGGCAGCGCCCGCGTCGATCATCGACTTCATCAGCTCGAAGGCGTTCAGCACGCCGCCGAAACCGGCTTCGGCATCAGCCACGATCGGTGCGAAGAAATCGGTGTCGCCCTTGCCTTCGCTCCACTGGATCTGGTCGGCGCGCTGGAAGGTGTTGTTGATGCGGCGAACCACTTGCGGCACCGAGTTGGCCGGGTACAGCGACTGGTCGGGGTACATTTCGCCGGCCAGGTTAGCGTCGCCCGCGACTTGCCAGCCCGACAGGTAGATGGCCTTGAGGCCAGCCTTGACCTGTTGCATGGCCTGGTTGCCGGTCAGCGCGCCCAGCGTGTTGACGAACGGCTCGGTGTTCAGCAGGTGCCACAGCTTCTCGGCACCGCGGCGGGCCAAGGTGTGCTCGATCTGCACGGAGCCGCGCAGGCGCACGACGTCATCGGCGGTGTAGTGACGCGCGACGCCCTTCCAGCGGGGATTGGTATCCCATTCTTTTTGCAGGTTCTTTGCTTCGGTTTCGTGGGACATTTCACTCTCCTAGTG from Cupriavidus sp. D39 includes the following:
- a CDS encoding haloacid dehalogenase type II produces the protein MQKIRAVVFDAYGTLFDVYSVTARAEQLFPGKGEALALLWRERQIDYTRIRSMAAPDGAYYKPFWALTVDALRYAAERLQLVLDPALEAQLLKEYACLSAFPENLGALKRLRAAGLPLGILSNGNPEMLDISVKSAGMHGLFDHVLSVDAVRMYKTAPEAYALGPKAFGVPAGEILFVSSNGWDACGATWYGYTTFWINRAGHPAERLDVSPSGTGHDMNDLLEFVRTQGAAV
- a CDS encoding universal stress protein produces the protein MFKHILLPTDGSELSKKAIDGALELAKTINARVTAYVCLEEYPYTPFSEIVVEAPQAFRDRIESQAKLYLKEVETAARADGISFDADMSTFAVPYLGIIDAAERHGCDVIFMASHGRRGLSGLLLGSETQKVLTHTDIPVIVYR
- a CDS encoding LLM class flavin-dependent oxidoreductase, with protein sequence MAQRSGFLSLGAFLYPSGHHIAAWRHPDAKADAGIDFKHYVALAQAAEAAKFDLVFLADGVGTRGDDVEFLSRTAHSYQAQFEPITLLSALAAVTDRIGLVGTASTSFNEPYHVARKFASLDHISGGRAGWNLVTSSNEHEARNFNRDHHFAHADRYERAAEFADVVTGLWNSWEDDAFLRDKASGRYYEPARRHVLRHKGKHFSVQGPLNVSRTPQGHPVVVQAGSSEAGKELAARTGEAVFTAQQTVEDAVAFYADVKGRLAKYGREPDDLKILPGVFPVVGQSESEAKEKFEQLQALIDPVVGLALVSGLTGGFDLSGYALDGPIPELPETNASKSRQRLVIDLARRENLTIRQLYQRVAGARGHWQVIGTPEQIVDQLEERFRKYGADGYNIMSPVLPGGLTDFIALVLPELRRRGLFRAEYDGSTLREHLGLKRPAHPAASSRSAAQTLAAAA
- a CDS encoding M48 family metalloprotease — translated: MKHKLSLAAIVALSAFVVGCAGTNVDGMLGAGTSMFKAASLSDGDVKTMSDQSCAELDKTNKIAAANSTYSKRLTKIMSGLQSGDLPSVNAKVYLTKDVNAWAMANGCVRVYSGLMDMMTDDEVRGVVGHELGHVALGHTKNKMQVAYAAMAARGALAAAGGTVAALSASQLGEMGEQLINAQFSQTQESAADDYSFDVLTKNKANTRGLVTAFQKLAKLDGGKSSMFSSHPGSEDRAKHIEDRIKKSS
- the aceA gene encoding isocitrate lyase, with the translated sequence MSHETEAKNLQKEWDTNPRWKGVARHYTADDVVRLRGSVQIEHTLARRGAEKLWHLLNTEPFVNTLGALTGNQAMQQVKAGLKAIYLSGWQVAGDANLAGEMYPDQSLYPANSVPQVVRRINNTFQRADQIQWSEGKGDTDFFAPIVADAEAGFGGVLNAFELMKSMIDAGAAGVHFEDQLASVKKCGHMGGKVLVPTREAVAKLTAARLAADVSGVPTLVIARTDAEAADLLTSDVDERDRPFCTGERTVEGFYRTKPGIEQSIARALAYAEVADLVWCETGKPDLEFAKKFAEAVHAKFPGKMLAYNCSPSFNWKKNLDDATIAKFQKELGAMGYKFQFITLAGFHSLNYSMFNLAYGYARNQMSAFVELQENEFKAAEKGFTAVKHQREVGTGYFDAVTQTIEGGQSSTTALKGSTEDEQFFDDKKVA
- a CDS encoding LysR family transcriptional regulator, producing the protein MDHFKQLETFVSVAARGSLSAAAAAEGVAPAIIGRRIDALEERLGVKLLLRTTRKISLTFEGSAFLEDCQRILNDLHNAEASVSAGGVKASGHLRVTAPAGYGRKHVAPLVPLFIESHPDVTITLDLSDRVVDLVNEGFDCAIRLGDLPDSSLVSIRLAENRRVVVASPEYLARHGVPALPEDLTRHNCLAFGASANVQRGWAFQQEGRQVTVKVGGTMECTDGAVLHAWCLHGHGLAWRSWWEVGQEIASGRLVTVLDEFQAPPIGIHAVFPQRKHLPLRVRLFIDHLKNTYGNPAYWRRAEQASAASKPQLAVNS
- a CDS encoding flavin-containing monooxygenase: MTTTSSLPASDPDFLARETLRLLGPAPDNWVPDHAGIDHNVAIVGGGQSGSAYAFALRRAGIGRVTMLDAAPDGALAGVWRTRARMQKLRTPKNLVGPELGLPTLGFQAWYEARHGAEAYAVIDRIPRLAWADYLDWYRSFLGVQVRYATRVVRIEPVTGAAVQHFRLHLEVNGQPRIETARKVILANGVAGNGAPFVPAVLSRAVAAGLAAHTADAIDFDALRGKTVAVLGAAASAFDAAAVALESGAAAVHLFARRDHIAATPVSRVRAYPGLYDNYHALPDATRWEQAIRYRRAGSTPPADSVERVLKFPQFHLHLGTSLSGAEVESGRIVTQVQGENLRFDFAIAGTGYLVDPSARPELADIAPHILRWRDRYAAPADARDDDLAASPYLGSGLEYLEKTPGAAPWLRDLHVHNPAGFASVGVPLGDVPSMRRDIPGSVARISRDLLLADLALHEQRIRGDVPADFGAALYAGALWKPADATLAAA
- a CDS encoding LLM class flavin-dependent oxidoreductase; translated protein: MSASNRARQRQLHLNINILHSGFVPSAWRLPESDPAAFADVRHYIRVAQIAEAGKLDAVFLADNAAIVDQIHFRPIPALEPTVLLACIAAATTHIGLVGTASTSYNEPYNIARRFATLDHVSAGRAGWNVVTTADAPSARNFGRDAAPDHAQRYARASEFTTVVKALWDSWEDDAFIGDKASGRFVDTAKVQPIAHHGEHFSVQGPLNLPRSPQGHPVLVQAGGSADGRELAARHAEAVFSASQSFEESLAYGRELKARAQALGRGPDAVRVLAGLTTIIGATEAQARQRRDALIDLIPWDYSLARLAGTLGITPDRLKLDERLPDHLVLPANGNGNHTFFNATLALARRHGYTVRELIRELAGGGGHRVIVGTPEQIADDIEHWFRHGAADGFNLMPDALPDGLQDFVDGVVPILQRRGIFRTEYEGSTLREHLGLARPQGRQSARKAA
- a CDS encoding DUF1772 domain-containing protein, with the translated sequence MLQAAQFIATFCCTLFSGAAVYITFVEHPARMGCDTKTAATVWAPSYKRATLMQAPLAILSCLAGVASGLLGGGTMWLIGAVLIGSVVPFTLLVIKHVNAQLLEGKRDLASAETRILLDKWGRLHAVRSVLSLLASVLFLVLLLHH
- the aceB gene encoding malate synthase A; the encoded protein is MAITLPAGMKITGEILPAYEDILSPAALALVDKLHRAFEPRRQELLAARVERTKRLDAGELPDFLPETKSVREGDWKVAPVPPALHCRRVEITGPVEAKMVINAFNSGADSYMTDFEDSNTPNWHNQLQGQVNLKAAVRRTLTLDSNDKHYKLADKIATLQVRPRGWHLDEKHVTIDGQRVSGGIFDFALFLFHNAKEQIARGAGPFFYLPKMESHLEARLWNDVFVMAQNEIGLPQGTVKATVLIETILAAFEMEEILYELREHSAGLNAGRWDYIFSCIKKFKVDKNFCLADRAKVTMTAPFMRSYALLLLKTCHKRGAPAIGGMSALIPIKNDPEKNAIAMQGIINDKKRDATDGYDGGWVAHPGLVEPAMKEFVAVLGDKPNQFDKQRDDVNVAAKDLLDFQPETPITEAGLRMNINVGIHYLGSWLAGNGCVPIHNLMEDAATAEISRSQVWQWIRSPKGKLEDGRKVTAEMVRALIPEELAKVKAFVGGDTKTYDRAGEIFEQMSTSEDFAEFLTLPLYEEI